CAAGTGCAGCTGGTGTTGCAAATCTCTCCTTCAATGGCAGTTTAATTCTTTAAGGTTTTTCACAGTTAAGCTCAGTAGAATAAGCAGCTTGTGATGCAAGGGTGGGAGAGGGGGTCCACTtagatggactggtgtcccatgcAGGTTGTATTTAATGTTCCTGGGACCAGGATAAAGCTGTTACTTTATCAAGAgggatgaatgaatgtgtgtaatTCTACAGTGCCCTCTGCAGGCGCTAATGTGGATGAACATTATCATGCATTATCATCTTTTACCCTTTAGGCTAAGGCTTTCCGAAAGTTTCTCCCCATGTTCGACCGAGTACTGGTGGAGCGTCTGGCAGCAGAGACCGTGACGAAAGGAGGCATCATGATTCCAGAAAAGTCCCAAGGCAAAGTGCTTCAGGCCACCGTGGTGGCTGTGGGACCTGGCGCCACCAACAAGGTGTTTATCATCTCAAAAATGTTTGTGCCTTTTTGTGCTGAGAGATGTGTAAAATCATATCATTGGCTTTTTCCCCCCCTCAGACTGGAACTGTCACGCCTGTCAGCGTGGTAGTTGGAGAGAAGGTTCTACTACCAGAATACGGAGGCACGAAAGTGGTTCTTGATGATAAGGTACATGTCTTCCTGTATTGTGATACATTGGAAATAATTAGTTTGATTGTCTTCAAGAAGATTCATAAAATCTGTTCTAATAATTGGTGTTTTCAATCCTAGGACTATTACCTGTTCCGGGATGCAGATATTCTGGGAAAATATGTTGAGTAATTCCTGGTAGTGTCTGTTATAATCATGCTTATCATCCCCGAGGAGTGGTTGTCTCGactttttttggtttcttttctaTGTTGTCAATTGTAAATAATTCTGATCATACTTTGTTACATTAATAAAGTGAATTTGGGGAAATCTTGATGTCTTGTCTGACTTTGGGACTGTAGAAATGTGTTGTAAGGTTCTTATTCAGCATTTCTGCCCGTTTAATGCTGTGGTCATTTTCAGCTACTTGAAATTTTAGtatattttcaaaaatatttaaagatttcaatgtaacttttaattattttaaaacaaattcagGTTCTATTGTCTCTGATTTTACTCCACAGGGCACATCTTTATTTCCATGTAAAGCATCTTTATGGCtttattaaatgatttaaactAAATTAACATTATACATATTACACATACCCATACATATGCAAATGTTCAACTTCCTCGTATTAAAGTTTAACATTATAGATCGGTGTAGCTAATGggtcatttaataaataatttagcaCAAAAAACTTGACGTAAAATAATTTAGCATAAATAACTACTGGTttaactgatacacactgtgtacgtgtgtgtgagtaagagtaAGAGCTCTGTGATTTTGACCCATTGCAtaattgttggtgccagataggctggtttgagtatttctataactgctgattACAACATTCTCTAtagtttactcagaatggtgcaataaatatgaacaaatcCATTGAGCAGTAGTTCTGTAGATAGACACACCTTCAGTGGAGGTCAGTAGAGAATGGCCACAGAGGGACAAGCTGAGAAAAGCTACAGATAACCACTCTGTATAATTGTGGTGAGCAGCAAAGCatttcagaatgcacaacatgtcaAACCATGAGGTGGATGGTCCACATCAGGTTCTACTTCTGTCAGTCaaaaacagaaagctgaggcagCAGTGGACACAggttcaccaaaactggacagatgaCGATTGGATAAATGTAAAGTTAGCTGTGAATTTAGCTCCAACAGAATGAATCCACAGACCCAACCTGCCATGTGTCAACAGTCTAAGCTGTTGGAGGTGGTGCAAttgtgtacatttacatttcattatccagagtgacttacaattttatctcattttatacaattgagagttaagggccttgctcaggagcccagcagtgaCAACTTGGTGGATCTGGAATTCGaagtcacaaccttctgagcagtatcACAACCATttagctaccacatccctacaTGTAAGGTGTAAGCAGTGTTGggtaggttactttggaaatgtaataggttacagattactctgtttaaaatgtaataagtagtgtaact
This DNA window, taken from Hemibagrus wyckioides isolate EC202008001 linkage group LG06, SWU_Hwy_1.0, whole genome shotgun sequence, encodes the following:
- the LOC131354214 gene encoding 10 kDa heat shock protein, mitochondrial isoform X2; this encodes MAKAFRKFLPMFDRVLVERLAAETVTKGGIMIPEKSQGKVLQATVVAVGPGATNKTGTVTPVSVVVGEKVLLPEYGGTKVVLDDKDYYLFRDADILGKYVE